One segment of Metallosphaera cuprina Ar-4 DNA contains the following:
- a CDS encoding DUF929 domain-containing protein codes for MAKGKKKNESRLVYIPFVALIIVIVIFFAIGFRSSSPTVSAESAFTNIVKVSSVDYAPNGTTQVYFISWYGCPYGATLSWPLYLALTHYGNVSVEPHLSLAEPDLGGAIPGLLFENFQPNSSVQFHFYYIYNQYLNATPSGQPLNGEAIQIGLQELQTSAPNWVFNLVKEYQLNKTTVLYNNNQLPIALGSPIPHLVTTLIVTGPGGTWILLGYPKSLPPSQVISISHDPSQILSEIKSGNVPSPIEATSQTIYQVIQKASES; via the coding sequence ATGGCGAAAGGGAAAAAGAAGAATGAAAGCAGGTTAGTGTACATACCTTTTGTCGCACTGATTATCGTTATCGTCATCTTTTTCGCGATAGGATTTAGATCATCCTCTCCTACAGTTTCCGCGGAGAGCGCATTTACAAACATAGTTAAGGTGTCCTCGGTAGATTACGCACCTAACGGAACGACGCAGGTCTATTTTATAAGCTGGTATGGCTGTCCTTATGGCGCTACGCTTTCCTGGCCTCTCTATCTTGCATTAACTCACTACGGTAATGTTTCTGTAGAGCCCCACTTGTCACTGGCGGAGCCTGATTTAGGAGGGGCGATACCTGGATTGCTATTCGAAAACTTTCAGCCTAATAGCTCGGTTCAATTTCATTTCTATTATATATACAACCAGTACTTAAATGCTACGCCTTCCGGACAACCTTTAAATGGTGAAGCGATTCAAATTGGACTTCAAGAGTTGCAGACCTCGGCACCGAACTGGGTCTTTAATTTGGTTAAAGAATATCAACTAAATAAGACAACGGTACTTTATAACAATAACCAACTACCCATAGCTCTGGGGAGTCCAATACCCCATCTAGTTACAACCCTAATAGTTACTGGCCCTGGCGGAACGTGGATATTATTAGGATACCCTAAGTCACTTCCTCCTAGCCAGGTAATATCAATATCTCACGATCCTAGCCAAATTTTAAGTGAAATAAAAAGCGGAAACGTACCATCTCCGATAGAGGCAACATCTCAAACTATTTATCAGGTCATCCAGAAGGCTTCAGAATCTTAA
- a CDS encoding DUF1404 domain-containing protein, producing MRFSFSYFRSTSVIFGLILIAFAINPITELLEFSQESLFMASHYALFIGGFLLTRRLKLPPLLVVLSILGVVFWHLPLFYALAAGEPAFRTINDVTMLVAGMLAGGASNSLSFSVKILLFIAWMGADSVLSVILIVGWPYYSNSIYSFSPYPISQELITGLVMFGIMTVVFVYVIFTMLRSVFKI from the coding sequence ATGAGATTTTCTTTCTCCTATTTTCGTTCCACTAGTGTAATCTTTGGGCTGATTCTGATAGCGTTTGCTATAAATCCTATTACTGAACTCTTGGAATTTTCGCAGGAGTCACTTTTTATGGCATCACACTACGCTTTATTTATAGGTGGATTCTTACTCACTAGGAGACTTAAGCTACCTCCTCTCCTCGTTGTTTTATCAATTTTAGGTGTAGTTTTCTGGCACCTTCCACTGTTCTATGCATTAGCTGCAGGAGAACCAGCGTTCAGAACAATTAATGACGTTACGATGCTAGTTGCAGGAATGTTAGCTGGAGGCGCCTCTAATAGTCTATCTTTCTCTGTAAAAATTCTTTTATTTATAGCATGGATGGGTGCTGACAGCGTCCTATCCGTTATCCTTATAGTTGGATGGCCCTACTACTCTAACTCTATTTACTCGTTTTCTCCTTATCCCATTTCCCAGGAGTTGATTACTGGACTAGTCATGTTTGGGATTATGACAGTAGTTTTTGTATATGTTATCTTCACAATGCTAAGATCCGTATTTAAAATATAA
- a CDS encoding APC family permease — MSNKRNVFVRESSGLLKQVNLLDAVMLNIGNMSAGVTLFESISPYVGNYPGGVLWIASLIGLLFAFPQLYLYTYMTRRMGRTGGDYVWISRNLNGGIGSTMAIAIMLESVAYFALIAFFSASSINAVLYTIGSVDDSQTLNSLANNVFVNPFNGGLTFEQKALFYGIAAAFFVIVIALNVFRARWGYSIVTALGSFSLITLLMAIIVIGISAGRFGSAIQPFLNSINSSLVTTYQNSPHSVLPANFSLISTLLLLPLFALYTYPWMQAGPAVSAEFKQSDRVAKFNLLFAVLLTAALVTGGFLEMDLVAGYSFNVQAYPYFVYNFWTVAIAIAGNPVIQWLIGLGAIAWNFFVLAYGVVVFSRYVFALSFDRILPERLAQVNKYGSPVYAHILDLTITLLFLLVPVFSLNAALSLYGATILGSLYFLIASVAGIFYGLRNRVNSLVAAGSISAIYFAFLTYEAATNPLFGFSTTSGQINITTLIFVIGVVLVGAVIYLVSKYHNKKRGIDISLVFKEIPPE; from the coding sequence GTGAGCAATAAGAGAAATGTGTTCGTAAGGGAAAGTTCTGGTCTTTTGAAACAGGTTAATCTTCTTGATGCAGTAATGCTTAATATAGGTAACATGTCTGCAGGGGTAACCCTTTTTGAGTCCATATCGCCTTATGTAGGGAATTACCCGGGAGGCGTATTATGGATAGCTTCCCTAATAGGCCTGCTCTTCGCATTTCCTCAACTTTACCTTTATACCTATATGACTAGGAGGATGGGGAGGACAGGTGGAGATTACGTATGGATTAGTAGAAATCTTAACGGAGGCATAGGCTCTACTATGGCCATTGCTATCATGCTTGAGTCCGTAGCGTATTTCGCACTTATAGCGTTCTTTTCAGCGTCCAGCATAAACGCAGTACTTTATACAATTGGGAGCGTAGATGACTCGCAGACTCTTAACTCGTTAGCCAATAACGTATTTGTTAACCCTTTTAACGGTGGACTTACTTTTGAACAGAAAGCTCTATTTTATGGAATTGCAGCTGCCTTCTTCGTTATTGTGATAGCCTTAAACGTATTTAGAGCGAGGTGGGGCTACTCTATTGTGACGGCGTTAGGATCTTTTTCATTGATAACGTTATTAATGGCTATAATAGTGATCGGGATATCTGCAGGTAGATTTGGCTCAGCAATACAACCTTTCCTTAATTCAATCAATTCAAGTTTAGTAACAACATATCAAAATTCGCCTCACAGTGTTCTCCCAGCTAACTTCAGTTTAATCTCAACCTTACTTTTACTTCCGCTCTTCGCGCTTTACACTTATCCTTGGATGCAAGCAGGTCCGGCTGTATCTGCCGAGTTTAAGCAGAGCGACAGAGTAGCCAAGTTTAACCTTCTGTTCGCGGTTTTGTTAACTGCGGCTCTAGTAACTGGTGGTTTCCTAGAGATGGACTTAGTAGCTGGTTACTCATTTAACGTCCAAGCCTATCCTTACTTCGTTTATAACTTCTGGACTGTAGCGATAGCTATAGCTGGTAATCCCGTAATTCAATGGTTGATTGGACTCGGAGCCATAGCGTGGAACTTTTTCGTTCTAGCTTACGGAGTTGTGGTTTTCTCAAGGTACGTCTTTGCCCTCTCCTTTGACAGGATCCTGCCTGAGAGGTTAGCTCAAGTGAACAAGTACGGATCTCCTGTATACGCTCACATATTGGACCTCACTATAACTCTCCTGTTTCTCCTAGTCCCGGTTTTCTCATTAAACGCTGCATTATCTTTATACGGTGCCACGATCCTAGGTTCGTTGTACTTTCTGATAGCCAGCGTTGCGGGTATATTTTACGGACTTAGAAACAGAGTGAATTCGTTAGTGGCGGCGGGTTCAATTTCTGCAATTTATTTCGCCTTCCTCACTTACGAGGCTGCTACAAATCCTCTTTTCGGATTTAGCACGACGTCAGGCCAAATTAACATCACAACGCTGATTTTTGTTATAGGAGTAGTTTTGGTAGGAGCGGTAATATATCTGGTCTCTAAGTATCATAATAAGAAGAGAGGGATAGACATCTCTCTTGTATTTAAGGAGATTCCACCGGAGTAG
- a CDS encoding lipoate--protein ligase family protein produces MRLLVETGNSGERQMALDETMLLLLSHGLVDETVRLWNFSPTTLTIGRFLSVRDWVNLEVLQEKRVPLIRRFTGGGPALHDESGEITWSVALKDMEMMSAYERIAKALVIALEKLGLEGKFVPINDVVVNGKKVVGMAGAKKGKAVLVHGTFMFNTDLSLMSLIKVPKPKEEIRGSPTSRVSNLSTLLGREVSRDEALEALLMGFSSVFQLREDDLTPLELEISNQLIYKYSNNIWTFVR; encoded by the coding sequence ATGAGGCTCCTCGTAGAGACTGGAAATTCTGGGGAGAGACAGATGGCACTTGACGAAACAATGCTACTGTTACTCAGCCACGGACTAGTAGATGAAACGGTCAGGTTATGGAACTTCTCCCCAACAACGTTAACAATAGGTAGGTTTTTATCAGTTCGTGACTGGGTGAACCTGGAAGTATTACAAGAGAAGCGGGTTCCCCTAATACGGAGGTTCACGGGAGGTGGTCCAGCGCTTCACGACGAGTCAGGAGAGATAACGTGGAGCGTAGCCTTAAAGGATATGGAAATGATGAGCGCATATGAAAGGATCGCAAAGGCCTTAGTCATAGCGCTGGAAAAATTAGGTTTGGAAGGCAAGTTTGTACCAATAAACGACGTTGTAGTTAATGGAAAGAAGGTGGTAGGTATGGCTGGAGCTAAGAAGGGTAAAGCCGTTTTAGTCCACGGGACCTTTATGTTCAATACTGATCTCTCACTCATGTCTTTAATTAAGGTACCTAAGCCGAAGGAGGAAATTAGAGGGTCTCCAACATCAAGGGTTTCAAATCTCTCTACATTACTGGGAAGGGAGGTATCCAGAGACGAGGCTTTAGAAGCTCTTCTAATGGGTTTCTCCTCTGTATTTCAATTGAGAGAGGACGATCTAACGCCTCTAGAATTGGAGATTTCAAATCAATTAATTTATAAATATTCAAATAATATATGGACTTTCGTGAGATGA
- a CDS encoding APC family permease, protein MSGEKSQKAGDLGLNSDKQLRRSLGKLELLYLSLGGIIGSGWLFGALYTAEDAGGSAILSWIIAGILVMFVGLAYSELGSSIPKSGGIVRYPHYSHGGIAGYIITWTYFLSAASVPAIEATATVTYLSSLVPPLTVKGVLTPLGIIVAYLFLLFFFFLNYVGVNVLGKVTHGAGWWKLLIPSITVVILLAFYFHPFNLTMGGGFFPSPSNVAQGSAGIYGMSAVLYAIPTTGVIFSYLGFRQAVEYGGEGRNPKKDIPFAVMGSLIIAVILYTLLQVAFIGGINWNVLSVTSGNVTKPVTPGNWTELGSSNLSSGPFYQIFSLAAPLGLLALIFSGWSYILLLDAVISPSGTGWIYTGTSARTIYGFATNGYLPGVFLKVGKTRIPVASLIAGTIIAAIFMLPFPSWQSLVGFISSATVFTYIMGGIGLETLRKTAPDLNRPFRLPLAKIIAPIATLAAGLIVYWSGFATLFYVVTGIFLGLALFFAYYANKVMGINRLLSAIISVVNIVVTLIVAFEFYGATASLSAANNIAFLIYIVVMAGLVASDIVILNELGKASDVKSEVRASYWLLAFIFVMLVISYFGGFGLNPVIPFPEDTIVAAVVTLAAHYGAVYSGFRTQAIQDIIEETREAP, encoded by the coding sequence ATGTCTGGGGAAAAATCTCAAAAGGCGGGAGATCTAGGTTTAAACTCCGATAAGCAGCTTAGGAGATCTCTCGGAAAATTGGAGCTCCTCTATCTCTCGCTAGGAGGGATAATAGGTTCAGGATGGCTCTTCGGCGCGCTCTACACCGCTGAGGACGCTGGAGGCTCTGCAATATTATCATGGATTATCGCTGGGATCCTGGTTATGTTTGTTGGTTTGGCGTATTCGGAGCTAGGTTCCTCCATTCCCAAATCTGGAGGAATAGTTAGGTATCCACACTATTCTCACGGAGGTATTGCAGGATACATCATTACTTGGACGTATTTTCTTTCTGCGGCTTCCGTTCCGGCTATTGAGGCAACAGCAACGGTAACCTATCTTTCCAGCTTGGTTCCTCCTTTGACAGTTAAAGGAGTATTGACTCCGCTTGGAATAATTGTTGCTTACCTCTTTCTTCTCTTCTTCTTTTTCCTAAACTACGTAGGAGTTAACGTACTTGGAAAGGTAACCCATGGAGCTGGGTGGTGGAAACTCCTCATACCTTCTATTACAGTTGTTATCCTACTAGCGTTCTATTTCCATCCGTTTAACTTGACTATGGGTGGTGGATTCTTCCCATCTCCCTCAAACGTGGCTCAAGGTTCGGCAGGAATTTACGGCATGTCCGCTGTGCTTTACGCTATACCAACTACCGGTGTGATTTTCTCATATCTAGGTTTCAGACAGGCCGTGGAATATGGAGGAGAGGGAAGAAATCCTAAGAAGGATATACCCTTTGCGGTTATGGGTTCACTAATAATAGCTGTCATACTTTATACGTTGCTCCAGGTAGCCTTCATAGGGGGGATAAACTGGAACGTTTTAAGCGTTACTTCAGGGAACGTGACGAAACCGGTAACTCCAGGGAATTGGACTGAACTCGGGAGTTCTAACTTATCATCTGGTCCATTCTATCAGATATTCAGCCTAGCCGCTCCTCTAGGTTTACTGGCTCTGATATTTAGCGGTTGGTCTTACATCCTCCTTTTAGATGCTGTAATATCTCCGAGCGGAACCGGCTGGATATATACTGGAACAAGTGCCAGGACAATATACGGTTTCGCCACCAACGGATATCTGCCTGGTGTTTTCTTAAAGGTCGGCAAAACTAGGATTCCAGTAGCTTCGTTAATAGCTGGGACTATTATAGCTGCAATATTCATGCTGCCTTTCCCATCCTGGCAATCCCTTGTAGGATTCATTAGCTCTGCAACAGTCTTCACTTACATTATGGGTGGAATAGGCCTAGAAACTTTACGGAAAACAGCTCCTGATTTAAATAGACCTTTTAGATTACCATTGGCTAAGATTATAGCTCCCATAGCTACCCTGGCTGCGGGACTGATAGTTTACTGGTCTGGATTTGCCACTTTATTTTACGTAGTTACAGGAATATTTCTTGGACTAGCCCTATTTTTTGCTTATTATGCTAATAAGGTTATGGGAATCAATAGACTTCTGTCCGCTATCATAAGCGTTGTAAACATTGTAGTTACGCTGATCGTGGCGTTCGAGTTCTATGGGGCAACAGCATCACTCAGCGCGGCTAATAACATTGCTTTCCTGATTTACATTGTTGTAATGGCTGGCTTGGTTGCCTCCGACATCGTGATATTAAACGAGTTAGGAAAGGCCTCTGATGTGAAGTCTGAGGTCAGGGCGAGTTATTGGCTTCTAGCGTTCATCTTTGTAATGCTAGTAATTTCCTACTTTGGAGGATTCGGTCTTAACCCAGTGATCCCATTCCCTGAAGACACTATAGTCGCAGCCGTTGTGACTTTAGCAGCCCACTATGGAGCAGTATATAGCGGATTCAGAACTCAGGCAATTCAAGATATAATAGAGGAGACGAGAGAGGCTCCTTAA
- a CDS encoding DUF1286 domain-containing protein, which yields MKLVAHYVFTTGVLALLSSPILGFYEAVTISFFISWTGNTLIDRLGHELKGGYIRRTPRTHTLFRSLLWGVLPSIPLFIIFLNPLYLVMGGISGPSHLLLDVFTEKGIYRKKNGRWIRFALAHFSYNNPLVNGLAILIGGGLIYLALILQSRPI from the coding sequence ATGAAACTGGTGGCGCACTACGTCTTCACTACCGGTGTCCTAGCTTTATTATCATCTCCTATTTTAGGATTTTATGAAGCCGTTACTATCTCATTCTTCATATCCTGGACTGGTAATACGCTCATCGATAGGTTGGGTCACGAGCTAAAGGGTGGTTACATAAGAAGGACCCCAAGGACACACACGTTGTTCAGAAGCCTATTATGGGGAGTTCTCCCCTCAATCCCACTCTTTATTATTTTTCTTAACCCACTCTACTTAGTGATGGGAGGGATATCCGGTCCCTCTCATCTTCTGCTTGATGTGTTCACTGAGAAAGGTATATACAGGAAGAAAAACGGCAGGTGGATCAGATTCGCTTTAGCTCACTTTTCTTATAACAATCCATTAGTTAACGGTTTAGCTATACTAATAGGAGGCGGTTTGATTTACCTGGCTCTAATCCTTCAAAGCAGACCTATTTAA
- a CDS encoding phosphoenolpyruvate carboxykinase (GTP), which yields MDLIPGILKERLSSSEIEKLSKLQNHQLVNFLNSVVGLCDPESVYIVEGTRKDLEYVKRKAIETGEEIRLKNENHTIHFDPPLDQARAREDTFILGSKIPYVNTKSREEGLQEVISILKGSMKGREMFVGFYSLGPIASKYKMLAVQVTDSPYVIHSENMLYRNAFREFTNNEDFLKFVHSKGSLDIKKRRIMIDLEGVVYSVNTTYAGNSVGLKKLALRLTLNKAVNEGWLSEHMAIIGLEGERTHYITASFPSGSGKTSTSMLGKLISDDLAFIRNVNGIARAWNPESGVFGIIHGVNPKDDPIVWDVLHSNDEVIFSNVLLLPDGTVYWEGSGDHEPEKGVNFAGEWWKGKRDGSGKPIPPSHPNARFTVRLNSFKNLDLKYEDPEGVEIEGIIFGVKDYYTLVPIAESFSWEHGVITMGASMESSRTSAVIGKSDEMEFNPMALLDFISVSLGKYLDNYLSFGKRLSKLPKIFSANYFLKNENGYLNSKEDKKVWLRWIVERIEGKASAIRTPIGFIPTYDDLSSLFYKVLSKTYKKEEYEAQFTIRLKAYKEKFERVRSVYAGIDDVPDTVIEIFNKQISDLNEYINRFGEKVSPFQLS from the coding sequence ATGGATTTGATTCCAGGGATCCTCAAGGAAAGACTCTCTTCCTCTGAGATAGAAAAGTTATCTAAGCTACAGAACCACCAACTCGTAAACTTCTTAAACTCTGTCGTAGGACTTTGCGATCCTGAAAGCGTCTATATTGTAGAAGGCACTCGTAAGGACCTAGAATACGTTAAGAGAAAAGCTATCGAGACAGGAGAGGAGATAAGGTTAAAAAACGAGAATCATACAATACACTTTGACCCTCCACTTGACCAAGCTAGGGCAAGGGAAGATACTTTCATTTTGGGTTCAAAGATACCGTATGTGAACACTAAATCTAGAGAAGAAGGTCTTCAGGAAGTCATTTCGATACTAAAAGGCTCTATGAAAGGTAGAGAAATGTTCGTAGGGTTCTACTCGTTAGGACCAATCGCCTCCAAGTATAAGATGTTGGCCGTACAGGTTACAGACTCCCCATACGTTATACATAGCGAGAACATGCTTTACAGGAACGCGTTTAGAGAGTTCACCAACAACGAAGATTTCCTCAAGTTCGTTCATTCTAAGGGCAGTTTAGACATAAAGAAGAGGAGAATAATGATAGATCTTGAAGGCGTAGTCTACAGCGTAAACACAACGTATGCAGGTAACAGCGTAGGTCTCAAGAAGCTCGCACTCAGGTTAACTCTAAATAAAGCTGTAAATGAGGGATGGTTATCTGAACACATGGCCATAATTGGCCTAGAAGGGGAGAGAACACATTACATAACTGCCTCTTTTCCGTCAGGTTCAGGTAAGACTAGCACTTCAATGTTGGGTAAACTCATAAGTGACGATCTGGCTTTCATAAGGAACGTTAACGGTATAGCGAGAGCTTGGAACCCTGAATCAGGAGTATTTGGCATTATTCACGGAGTCAATCCTAAGGACGACCCAATAGTCTGGGACGTTCTTCATAGCAATGACGAAGTGATATTTTCCAACGTTCTCCTTCTGCCGGATGGAACGGTATATTGGGAAGGGAGCGGAGATCACGAGCCTGAGAAGGGCGTTAATTTTGCGGGGGAATGGTGGAAAGGAAAGAGAGATGGCTCTGGAAAGCCGATCCCTCCTAGCCATCCTAATGCAAGGTTTACAGTAAGATTGAACTCCTTTAAAAATTTAGATCTAAAATATGAAGATCCTGAAGGAGTTGAAATAGAAGGGATCATCTTTGGGGTAAAGGACTACTATACGCTAGTACCCATAGCTGAGTCCTTCAGCTGGGAACACGGAGTGATAACTATGGGAGCTTCCATGGAATCGTCTAGAACGAGTGCAGTTATCGGTAAGTCAGACGAGATGGAGTTCAATCCGATGGCGCTACTGGATTTCATTTCAGTATCCCTAGGTAAATATCTAGATAATTACCTCAGCTTCGGCAAGCGGTTATCAAAGCTTCCTAAGATCTTCAGTGCTAATTATTTCTTAAAGAACGAAAACGGCTACCTTAATAGCAAGGAGGACAAGAAAGTGTGGTTACGCTGGATTGTGGAACGTATAGAAGGAAAGGCTAGCGCTATAAGAACACCTATAGGGTTTATCCCTACATACGATGACCTATCAAGCTTGTTCTATAAGGTTCTAAGTAAAACGTATAAGAAGGAAGAATATGAAGCTCAATTCACAATAAGGTTAAAGGCTTATAAAGAGAAGTTCGAGAGAGTACGTAGCGTATACGCAGGTATAGATGACGTACCAGATACCGTAATAGAGATTTTCAATAAGCAAATCTCTGACTTAAACGAGTATATCAACAGGTTCGGAGAAAAGGTCTCTCCATTTCAACTTTCCTAG
- a CDS encoding cation:proton antiporter — MTSDQVYLALLEIFLLITVAQGLKISSNKARIPPLIMELITGLVLSPFALGEVINAFVGYQIFTINSYLLLFSEFSVILLIFASGLEHGFKSLRTSGYLASLAATFGAVLPFVGVFFYMNFFVSFPVAILMGAATAATSLAAVASIIESERLENEHYIKITLSAAAIDDVVAFIILSISLAIIDTGGLSFFELVKLTLKVVVSWVIIFLASVFIIPRIISVVSDSLVVDMSLLILFILVTVMITLGFSPIIAAFIAGVAIAESRKAERIRGMVKTMIAIFGSLFFITIGAQTNVFTFVSTDVLVQGSIITVLAIVLKFAGIFPFAYVYNKDIRKAIASSLGMIPRGEMGLVISSIAFSSGVFNQSDLSEVIFMSLTTTAIGAIAFERLTRKIAKNET, encoded by the coding sequence ATGACCTCCGACCAAGTCTACCTAGCGCTCTTGGAGATATTTCTTCTCATCACTGTAGCACAAGGTCTTAAGATATCATCCAATAAGGCCAGAATACCTCCCCTTATCATGGAATTAATTACCGGGCTAGTACTTAGCCCTTTTGCGTTAGGTGAGGTTATAAATGCCTTTGTTGGTTATCAAATATTCACAATAAATTCGTACTTATTGCTTTTCTCAGAGTTCTCTGTCATCTTGCTCATATTCGCATCTGGTCTTGAACACGGGTTTAAGTCCTTACGGACATCAGGATACCTGGCTTCTTTAGCCGCCACTTTTGGAGCGGTGCTTCCATTCGTGGGAGTCTTCTTTTACATGAACTTTTTTGTTTCCTTCCCGGTTGCCATTCTTATGGGCGCCGCCACCGCGGCGACTAGCCTCGCTGCGGTAGCCTCTATAATAGAGAGCGAGAGGCTTGAGAACGAACATTACATAAAGATCACTTTGTCTGCAGCCGCAATAGACGACGTTGTAGCTTTCATAATACTTTCCATATCGTTGGCTATAATAGACACTGGAGGACTTTCCTTCTTTGAGCTAGTGAAGTTGACCCTTAAGGTTGTCGTCTCGTGGGTTATCATATTTTTAGCCTCAGTTTTTATAATTCCTAGAATAATCTCTGTTGTCTCTGACTCACTTGTCGTAGATATGTCACTATTGATCCTGTTCATCCTTGTTACAGTAATGATAACCCTAGGCTTCTCACCTATTATCGCAGCTTTCATAGCGGGGGTAGCCATTGCTGAAAGCAGGAAGGCAGAGAGGATCCGCGGTATGGTAAAAACTATGATCGCTATATTCGGTTCCTTGTTCTTCATTACAATAGGAGCTCAAACTAACGTGTTCACGTTCGTTTCCACGGATGTCCTAGTTCAAGGTAGCATAATCACAGTCTTAGCTATTGTCCTGAAGTTTGCCGGAATCTTTCCCTTCGCGTACGTTTACAATAAAGATATAAGGAAGGCCATAGCGTCATCTCTAGGTATGATACCTCGTGGAGAAATGGGTTTAGTGATATCTTCAATAGCCTTTTCGAGCGGCGTTTTTAATCAGAGCGACCTTTCAGAGGTAATTTTTATGAGCTTAACCACTACGGCGATAGGCGCGATAGCCTTTGAGAGACTTACTAGAAAAATTGCAAAAAATGAAACCTAA
- a CDS encoding EVE domain-containing protein → MTFWLVPIQEDMWDDIQTKGIYGYKSNLSKYIKKNDDIIFYVSKYYASRYGGKIVGIGKVVSDWYYDETPLYPEEKVRNRAVFPHRVKVEIWVTGACDVKSLIGKISLVEDAVQLPKYLRNAPANLGRPILDSDAKVMEECLRQTAYD, encoded by the coding sequence ATGACCTTTTGGCTAGTACCAATACAGGAAGACATGTGGGATGATATCCAAACAAAGGGAATCTATGGATATAAATCAAACTTAAGTAAATATATCAAAAAAAATGATGATATAATATTCTATGTTAGTAAATACTATGCAAGCCGTTACGGTGGAAAGATAGTTGGTATAGGTAAGGTAGTATCTGATTGGTACTATGATGAAACTCCGTTGTACCCTGAAGAGAAAGTTAGGAATAGGGCAGTCTTCCCACATCGCGTTAAGGTGGAAATTTGGGTCACTGGAGCATGCGACGTGAAGAGTCTAATAGGAAAGATAAGTCTAGTCGAGGACGCCGTTCAACTTCCTAAATATCTTAGGAACGCCCCCGCTAACCTTGGCAGGCCTATATTAGACTCTGACGCTAAAGTCATGGAAGAGTGCCTCAGACAGACTGCTTACGATTGA
- a CDS encoding MBL fold metallo-hydrolase has translation MCSGIHAIPSGPGEFPEAVYSFVICDKLNVMIDAGVANSVMDVGFLDKLDYVVVTHLHVDHVGALSEIVQRYKSKVIVYNGYSKYLKDPRKINSDARSVLGELVDIYGEVQPTEATFLEVNGGETIDLGEKKMEILYTPGHAKHHISALIDNIVYTGDSAGGRYNGVPIPTTPPPLELNKYIKSLKLQIGLKPRAVGLAHGGLTSPLHLEEHLNQILSKRFKANLDIGGMAEEILNKHLEVNYKALEEALAKENIELD, from the coding sequence ATGTGCTCAGGTATACACGCTATACCTTCAGGACCTGGAGAGTTCCCGGAAGCTGTTTACTCGTTTGTAATATGTGATAAACTTAACGTCATGATAGATGCTGGAGTGGCCAACTCCGTAATGGATGTAGGATTTTTAGATAAACTGGATTATGTAGTTGTTACTCATTTGCATGTAGATCACGTAGGCGCTCTGTCTGAAATTGTGCAAAGATATAAGTCCAAGGTGATAGTTTACAATGGGTACTCAAAGTATCTTAAGGATCCGAGAAAGATAAACTCAGATGCCAGGAGTGTATTGGGTGAGCTAGTAGACATATATGGAGAGGTCCAACCTACAGAAGCAACATTCCTAGAAGTAAATGGCGGAGAGACTATAGACCTAGGTGAAAAGAAAATGGAGATACTTTATACTCCAGGCCACGCTAAGCACCACATTTCAGCTCTGATCGACAACATTGTTTACACGGGGGACTCCGCAGGAGGAAGATATAATGGAGTTCCAATACCTACTACTCCTCCTCCTTTGGAACTAAACAAATACATTAAAAGCCTTAAACTACAAATCGGTCTGAAGCCTAGGGCAGTCGGATTAGCTCACGGTGGACTAACTAGCCCGCTTCATCTTGAGGAACACCTAAATCAAATACTTTCTAAAAGGTTCAAGGCTAACCTTGATATTGGAGGTATGGCGGAAGAGATACTAAACAAGCACCTTGAAGTTAATTATAAGGCCCTCGAGGAAGCACTAGCCAAGGAAAATATAGAGCTCGATTAA